In Maridesulfovibrio frigidus DSM 17176, a genomic segment contains:
- a CDS encoding cereblon family protein: MHQNHTTHYSPLFILSSGMYIQYMYKQNTTPHMLATNFALLKTVPDTNIISGDAPQNTTQRAPHDPKQNILCKKCKHQITNSSFAISKNGSHEHAFFNPHGYIFQLKCFSKAPGCLPSGNNYSDFSWFSGYRWQIAICGKCLCHLGWAFVSEYDSFYGIIKDNIQNSSQ, from the coding sequence ATGCACCAAAATCACACCACGCATTACTCTCCCCTTTTCATACTCTCTTCCGGCATGTACATACAATACATGTACAAACAGAACACTACACCCCACATGCTCGCTACGAACTTCGCATTACTTAAAACAGTTCCAGACACTAATATAATCTCAGGTGACGCCCCTCAAAATACTACTCAACGCGCACCACATGATCCCAAACAAAATATTCTATGCAAAAAATGCAAACACCAGATAACCAACAGCTCCTTCGCCATATCTAAAAATGGATCACACGAACACGCCTTTTTCAACCCGCATGGCTACATATTTCAACTCAAATGTTTTTCTAAGGCACCGGGCTGTCTTCCCTCTGGAAATAATTATTCTGATTTCTCATGGTTTTCAGGCTATCGCTGGCAAATTGCAATATGTGGCAAATGCCTTTGCCATCTTGGATGGGCGTTTGTTTCAGAATATGACTCTTTCTATGGAATCATAAAAGACAATATCCAAAACTCATCCCAATAA
- the pyk gene encoding pyruvate kinase → MRTKVIATLGPASANIETIRKMVLNGVRILRLNFSHSNAENFRPVIKMIREVEKELSISLTTMGDLCGPKIRVGEIKGAPYEITKYTNVYLGMPEESDKYTDCPFIPLDQPELLHGLVDGMLVSLSDGILQFIVTETIEKDKLYKLEVQNSGILSSRKGIAFPGKNLALAAFTEKDKVDLAEGIEIGVDSFAMSFVQTAKDVEDVKAEMQKRGVWLPVIAKIERQNAVENIESILKVADAIMVARGDLGLECKLSLVPVIQKRLIRACRHAQKPVIVATQMMLSMVKNPIPTRAEANDVANAIMDGADCCMLSEETAIGDYPAEAVGFIKEIAEATEPYYFERIDGPYKPKKETNPIKYLSYSACLLADNIDSPAILCHSNSGESARVICSRRPKQQVHCLTPDKSVPAYLNFFWGMTPVVTDASVCEHRVRLEMYLEGNIAFPRGKGYILVSGQPTPGQTESRTNEIKLYYK, encoded by the coding sequence ATGAGAACTAAAGTAATCGCTACATTAGGTCCGGCCTCTGCAAATATTGAAACTATTCGCAAAATGGTTCTTAATGGAGTTAGAATTTTGCGTCTTAACTTTTCTCATTCAAATGCAGAAAATTTTCGTCCGGTTATAAAAATGATTCGTGAAGTTGAAAAAGAGCTTTCAATTTCGCTGACCACCATGGGCGATCTGTGCGGTCCTAAAATCAGAGTCGGCGAGATCAAGGGTGCTCCGTATGAAATAACTAAATACACCAATGTTTATCTGGGTATGCCAGAGGAGAGTGATAAATACACAGATTGTCCCTTTATTCCACTTGATCAGCCTGAATTGCTTCATGGTCTTGTAGATGGAATGCTGGTTTCTCTCAGTGACGGAATCTTACAGTTTATTGTAACCGAGACCATTGAGAAGGATAAACTGTACAAGCTTGAAGTTCAGAACTCCGGTATTTTGTCGTCTCGTAAAGGAATTGCATTCCCCGGTAAAAATCTCGCGCTTGCTGCTTTCACTGAGAAAGATAAGGTAGATCTCGCTGAAGGTATTGAAATAGGTGTTGATTCATTTGCAATGTCGTTTGTTCAGACAGCAAAAGATGTTGAAGATGTAAAAGCTGAAATGCAGAAGCGTGGAGTCTGGCTCCCTGTTATAGCTAAAATTGAACGGCAGAATGCTGTTGAAAATATCGAGTCTATTTTAAAAGTTGCCGATGCAATCATGGTTGCGCGTGGAGATTTGGGACTTGAGTGTAAATTGTCGTTGGTGCCGGTTATTCAGAAAAGGTTGATCCGTGCTTGTCGCCATGCTCAGAAGCCTGTGATTGTTGCTACTCAGATGATGCTTTCTATGGTTAAGAATCCTATTCCGACCCGCGCAGAAGCCAATGATGTCGCAAATGCGATTATGGATGGGGCAGATTGCTGTATGCTTTCAGAGGAAACCGCAATTGGTGATTATCCGGCTGAAGCTGTCGGTTTCATAAAGGAAATAGCAGAAGCTACTGAGCCATATTACTTCGAAAGGATTGACGGTCCATATAAGCCTAAAAAAGAAACAAATCCTATTAAGTACCTTAGTTATTCAGCCTGCTTACTAGCAGATAATATTGATAGTCCTGCTATACTTTGTCACTCAAACAGCGGCGAGTCTGCTAGGGTTATTTGCAGTCGTAGGCCGAAACAACAGGTTCATTGTCTGACACCTGATAAAAGTGTCCCCGCTTACTTGAACTTCTTCTGGGGTATGACTCCGGTGGTCACGGATGCCAGCGTTTGTGAGCATAGAGTGCGCCTTGAAATGTATTTGGAAGGCAACATCGCATTTCCGCGTGGTAAGGGGTATATCCTTGTTTCTGGACAGCCTACACCGGGCCAGACTGAATCTAGGACCAATGAAATTAAGTTGTATTACAAATAG
- a CDS encoding OmpH family outer membrane protein, producing the protein MFKKILTLVALITLSAFLFGCQQDESAGAKIGVVDTNVVFKECKAGAEGMEYLKNASETFQSTFTEMQKELAGNQTEDNARKFQEALGEYQAKMGAEQTRIVEALNAGFTTAVDKYRAEKGLSAVLSMESAISYDKEADITAAIIEEMNKMNIKVTP; encoded by the coding sequence ATGTTTAAAAAAATACTTACATTAGTCGCACTTATTACTCTTTCAGCTTTTCTATTCGGCTGTCAACAAGATGAATCTGCTGGAGCTAAAATTGGTGTTGTAGATACAAATGTTGTATTCAAAGAGTGTAAGGCCGGAGCTGAAGGCATGGAATACCTTAAGAATGCCAGCGAAACCTTTCAGTCTACTTTTACTGAAATGCAGAAAGAACTTGCAGGCAACCAGACTGAAGATAATGCTCGCAAATTCCAGGAAGCTCTCGGCGAATACCAGGCTAAAATGGGCGCAGAGCAGACTCGCATAGTCGAAGCTTTGAACGCAGGATTCACCACAGCAGTTGATAAATACCGTGCAGAAAAAGGTTTATCCGCAGTTCTTTCAATGGAATCAGCTATCAGCTATGATAAAGAAGCAGACATTACAGCTGCTATCATTGAAGAAATGAACAAGATGAACATAAAAGTTACGCCTTAA
- a CDS encoding Na/Pi cotransporter family protein yields MTFTLLANLFGGLGLFLIGMRLMTQGLRQAAGHSLRRILGEWTKSPGRGLFSGFFITALVQSSSAVTVAVIGFVNAGLITLTQSIGVIYGSNIGTTVTGWIVAAAGFSINIKGLALPLIAAGAILRLTGAISKRVHFGDALAGFGLFFLGISTLQHSFDGIESALDLSAFAGAGILSLPIFIGIGLILTLLMQSSSAAMALVLTATISGLMDLDQGAAAVIGTNIGTTSTAALSVMGATVNAKRVAVGHIIFNTVTALIALLTLPLLLKGIVLFTESVGISKEPALVLAIFHTVFNVVGVMCLWPFTERLVTFLESKIGQNGDKKGRPKYLDKNVVSTPSLAIDALNLELARIGIHTRSIVRNGLNSNFNYAALASDKGSLDNLIETSREFCAKMQGQPLTEIQAQQIATALRILQYHRTSGSLCESLAKKKIMPNMESLGSDSDLVSVFLSSCLGVLNTAEHPCTAEFCQIDNMIADMLSAYHDLKARLLSAGGIGDLQVPEMVDQLELFSKIRRIAKQSAKGSIYLAAMNPNSRACCPGTGAVKFAWNRHW; encoded by the coding sequence ATGACATTTACGCTTCTTGCAAATCTTTTTGGAGGGCTTGGCCTCTTTCTTATCGGGATGCGCCTCATGACGCAGGGACTTCGCCAAGCCGCTGGACATTCACTGCGCCGTATCTTGGGAGAATGGACCAAAAGCCCAGGTCGCGGACTTTTTTCAGGATTTTTTATAACTGCACTAGTTCAATCTTCAAGCGCAGTAACAGTTGCAGTAATCGGATTCGTGAATGCGGGGCTGATAACACTTACACAGTCCATAGGCGTAATTTACGGTAGCAATATAGGAACAACAGTCACAGGCTGGATTGTCGCGGCAGCGGGATTCAGTATTAACATAAAGGGACTGGCATTGCCCCTCATTGCGGCTGGCGCAATCCTCAGGCTAACAGGAGCTATTTCCAAGCGGGTTCATTTCGGTGATGCACTTGCTGGATTCGGACTTTTTTTTCTTGGCATATCCACACTACAACATTCGTTTGACGGGATTGAATCCGCATTAGACCTCTCCGCATTTGCAGGAGCCGGTATACTCTCCCTCCCCATTTTTATTGGAATAGGGCTTATTCTTACCCTGCTGATGCAAAGTTCAAGCGCGGCCATGGCGTTGGTTTTAACTGCTACAATTTCAGGGCTCATGGACTTGGACCAAGGTGCAGCAGCTGTTATCGGTACAAATATAGGCACAACTTCCACTGCCGCCCTTTCGGTAATGGGGGCAACTGTGAACGCCAAAAGAGTTGCTGTAGGCCACATCATCTTTAATACTGTCACAGCCCTGATAGCTTTGCTTACTCTTCCACTGCTATTGAAGGGAATCGTGCTCTTTACTGAGAGTGTTGGAATCTCGAAAGAACCTGCTCTTGTTTTGGCTATATTCCACACGGTATTTAATGTTGTGGGCGTGATGTGTTTGTGGCCTTTTACTGAACGTCTTGTAACATTTCTGGAGAGTAAAATTGGTCAAAATGGTGACAAAAAAGGTCGCCCCAAATATCTGGATAAAAATGTGGTGTCTACTCCATCTCTTGCCATCGACGCACTTAATCTTGAGCTTGCCCGCATCGGAATTCATACACGCTCAATTGTAAGAAATGGGCTTAATTCAAATTTTAATTATGCAGCTCTCGCTTCAGATAAAGGCTCCCTTGATAATTTGATAGAAACTTCAAGAGAGTTTTGCGCAAAAATGCAAGGCCAGCCTCTGACAGAGATACAAGCTCAGCAGATAGCTACAGCGTTGCGTATTTTACAATATCACCGGACATCAGGCTCGCTATGCGAGTCTCTAGCGAAAAAGAAAATAATGCCGAACATGGAGTCCTTAGGATCTGATTCAGACCTTGTTTCAGTATTTTTAAGTTCTTGCCTTGGAGTATTAAATACCGCAGAACACCCATGTACTGCGGAATTTTGCCAAATCGACAACATGATAGCAGACATGCTATCAGCTTATCACGACCTTAAGGCCAGACTTCTTTCTGCAGGTGGAATCGGAGACCTGCAAGTGCCGGAAATGGTCGATCAATTAGAACTTTTCTCAAAAATAAGAAGAATTGCTAAACAATCCGCCAAAGGATCAATTTATCTTGCGGCAATGAACCCCAACTCCAGAGCATGCTGCCCTGGAACCGGGGCAGTAAAATTTGCATGGAACCGTCACTGGTAA
- a CDS encoding PAS domain-containing sensor histidine kinase, translating to MKRRSKSDSNENVRTKLIGLGENSMRKSYYPELRVRVNELERFRALVEHANDALFVLDGFAWDFADINATALKITNYTREELIESSPEMIFPKSTCVLLRGLVAENKNKILRDEEGLYTTELLVKGGGTVPVEMTMRVLLVGGSLYIVMVARDVTRRLADQMELQKTRNYLGNVINSMQSILVGVDEKLNVVLWNSSAVKETGVAETKALGNYLFDVLPELTKFKKLIDITILSDKSGGTEIFPFEHDGETVFYEITVFPFKGEVEGDSGAVIRIDDITARTRMEEVMVQTEKMMTVGGLAAGMAHEINNPLGGILQGSQNLLRRLSFEFEKNHTVAKECGTTFEAIHEYCEKRGIMSKVASIQELGKRSARIVANMLQFSRQTGGDQFCTSLVNVIEDAIELASSGYDVYRKEGSKSVEIVRDFDLDVPDVYCAPSEIEQVLINLIKNSVQAILSSREEGETKGGKIYVRVGTDGNDVRLEVEDNGPGMDVETKKKAMEPFFTTKEHGVGTGLGLFVSYFIITQKHKGSFIIETSPMLGTTIIIKLPIANNCKKES from the coding sequence ATGAAGCGGCGTTCTAAGTCTGATAGCAATGAAAATGTTCGCACCAAGCTCATCGGGCTTGGTGAGAACTCTATGCGTAAGAGTTATTATCCTGAATTGCGTGTTCGGGTTAATGAACTTGAGCGTTTTAGAGCATTGGTTGAGCACGCGAATGATGCTCTTTTTGTTCTTGATGGCTTTGCTTGGGATTTTGCGGATATTAATGCCACAGCTCTAAAAATTACCAATTATACGCGCGAAGAACTTATTGAAAGTTCCCCTGAGATGATTTTTCCTAAGTCAACTTGTGTACTCTTGCGTGGTCTAGTTGCTGAAAATAAGAATAAGATTTTGCGCGATGAAGAGGGACTATACACAACTGAATTGTTAGTTAAAGGGGGAGGCACAGTCCCCGTAGAAATGACAATGAGAGTTCTTTTGGTTGGGGGAAGTCTCTATATTGTAATGGTTGCTCGCGATGTTACGCGTCGCCTTGCAGATCAGATGGAGTTGCAAAAGACTCGTAATTATCTCGGTAATGTTATTAACTCTATGCAGTCTATACTTGTGGGCGTTGATGAGAAGTTAAACGTTGTTCTTTGGAATTCGTCAGCAGTGAAGGAAACCGGAGTAGCTGAGACCAAGGCATTGGGTAACTATCTCTTTGATGTTCTGCCCGAGCTTACAAAATTTAAAAAGTTAATTGATATAACCATCTTAAGTGATAAATCAGGAGGAACTGAAATTTTCCCTTTTGAGCATGACGGAGAAACTGTTTTTTATGAAATTACAGTTTTTCCGTTTAAGGGGGAGGTGGAAGGTGATTCTGGTGCGGTTATCAGAATAGATGACATCACAGCCCGTACAAGAATGGAAGAGGTGATGGTTCAGACCGAGAAAATGATGACTGTGGGTGGACTTGCAGCTGGAATGGCGCATGAAATTAATAATCCTCTGGGAGGTATCCTGCAGGGAAGCCAAAATTTATTGCGCAGACTTTCATTCGAATTCGAAAAAAATCATACTGTAGCCAAAGAATGCGGGACTACTTTTGAGGCTATTCATGAATATTGTGAAAAGCGCGGGATCATGTCTAAAGTTGCGTCTATTCAGGAACTGGGAAAACGCTCTGCCCGTATTGTAGCAAATATGCTTCAATTCAGCCGTCAGACTGGCGGAGATCAGTTTTGTACAAGCCTTGTTAATGTTATAGAAGACGCAATTGAACTTGCTTCCAGTGGCTATGATGTTTACCGAAAAGAAGGAAGCAAAAGCGTAGAAATAGTTCGAGACTTTGACCTTGATGTCCCCGATGTTTATTGTGCCCCGTCAGAAATTGAGCAAGTTCTGATAAATCTTATAAAGAATTCTGTTCAGGCGATTCTTTCCTCACGGGAAGAAGGAGAGACAAAGGGCGGAAAGATTTATGTCAGAGTTGGAACTGATGGTAACGACGTAAGGCTCGAAGTCGAAGACAACGGCCCCGGCATGGATGTAGAAACTAAAAAGAAAGCCATGGAACCGTTTTTCACGACAAAGGAACATGGCGTTGGGACTGGGCTAGGTCTTTTTGTCTCGTATTTTATCATTACTCAGAAACACAAAGGGTCTTTCATTATAGAAACCAGCCCAATGCTTGGAACGACTATCATCATCAAGCTTCCTATTGCTAATAATTGCAAAAAGGAATCTTAA
- the ercA gene encoding alcohol dehydrogenase-like regulatory protein ErcA has protein sequence MKQVLEMRKFVAPELIFGPGSALLAGQYAENFGVSKALIVTDPKIKDCNWVISVRESLEKAGIETCTFSDVSENPRDVEVMKGADFYRDNHCDCIVAVGGGSPMDCAKGIGIVTTNNAHILSFEGVDKVDSPGPPLICIPSTAGSSADVSQFAIITDTKRDVKISIVSKAMVPDASLVDPILTTTMSLQLTAATGMDALTHAIEAYVSNANSAITDLFALDAIKLVSANLVATIKDPTNLELRGLVMLGSMEAGLAFSNAILGAVHAMAHSLGGHLDLPHGECNAILLPYVIQVNFPFAESRYTEIAKSMGISVDGMTSEQVCQSLVDTIIELRANAGITKSLKDFGLNKKDIPKLAELALQDACMVTNPVELSNKDVENIYEAAF, from the coding sequence GTGAAACAAGTATTAGAGATGCGTAAATTTGTAGCTCCTGAACTCATCTTCGGTCCAGGATCAGCTTTGCTTGCTGGTCAATATGCTGAAAATTTTGGAGTAAGCAAGGCTCTTATTGTTACTGACCCTAAAATTAAGGATTGTAATTGGGTTATTTCTGTCCGCGAGAGTTTAGAAAAAGCAGGAATTGAAACGTGCACTTTTAGTGATGTCTCAGAAAATCCCAGAGATGTTGAAGTTATGAAGGGTGCTGATTTTTATCGAGATAACCATTGTGACTGTATTGTTGCCGTTGGTGGCGGAAGTCCTATGGACTGTGCGAAAGGTATAGGCATCGTAACCACAAACAATGCTCATATTTTATCTTTTGAAGGAGTTGATAAGGTTGATTCTCCGGGGCCACCTCTGATTTGCATCCCCTCAACTGCGGGCAGTTCGGCGGATGTTTCGCAGTTTGCGATCATAACCGACACTAAGCGAGATGTTAAAATAAGTATTGTCAGTAAGGCGATGGTCCCTGATGCCTCACTTGTCGATCCTATTTTAACGACAACGATGAGTTTGCAACTGACAGCGGCAACCGGCATGGACGCTCTCACACACGCCATAGAAGCGTATGTATCAAACGCGAATTCTGCGATCACAGATCTTTTTGCTCTTGATGCGATAAAGTTGGTAAGTGCAAATTTAGTAGCGACTATTAAAGATCCCACAAATCTTGAACTTCGCGGTTTGGTCATGCTTGGGAGTATGGAAGCTGGGCTTGCTTTTTCCAACGCAATTCTTGGTGCTGTTCACGCAATGGCACATAGTCTTGGAGGGCATTTGGATCTTCCGCATGGTGAGTGCAACGCAATATTGCTTCCTTACGTAATTCAAGTAAATTTTCCATTTGCAGAAAGCAGATACACTGAAATTGCCAAATCCATGGGGATTTCTGTTGATGGCATGACTTCTGAACAGGTGTGCCAGAGTCTTGTAGATACGATTATAGAACTCAGGGCCAATGCTGGAATAACAAAAAGTTTAAAGGATTTCGGACTTAATAAAAAAGATATTCCTAAGCTCGCAGAATTGGCTTTACAGGACGCCTGTATGGTTACGAATCCAGTTGAATTAAGCAATAAGGATGTAGAGAATATATATGAAGCGGCGTTCTAA
- the hydF gene encoding [FeFe] hydrogenase H-cluster maturation GTPase HydF gives MSNKAPRGIRLVITLAGRRNTGKSSLINSIVEQEVAIVSDHPGTTTDAVAKHYELLPLGPVTFYDTAGLDDTGELGELRIKATQKVLWRSDAVLVVVGEEGIADYEKQIIESVQDLQIPFLVVFNKNDLQEPSASDLSFCRKNNISCLSVSAKLGANLSALKEAIIDMAPEDMKRDPVLAGDLFSAGDFVVCVVPIDLSAPKGRLILPQVQVLREILDCDAVGVTVKEHDLAKSLSNLKEKPALVITDSQVVKSVAEIVPDDIPLTTFSTLFARYKGNLPFLVEGAEAIDTLEDGDTVLIGEACSHHVMDDDIGRVKIPNWISKYTGKNINFETYSGHDYPEDLERFKIVIHCGACMLNRTEMLRRINECRRRNVPITNYGVAISKLQGVMDRIVAPFKL, from the coding sequence ATGTCGAATAAAGCTCCACGTGGAATAAGGCTGGTTATAACCCTTGCTGGAAGGCGTAATACAGGGAAGTCGTCACTGATAAATTCAATTGTCGAGCAAGAGGTAGCAATTGTCTCGGATCATCCGGGAACAACTACGGATGCCGTTGCGAAGCATTACGAATTGCTGCCCTTAGGTCCTGTTACATTCTACGATACCGCAGGCCTTGACGATACCGGTGAGCTTGGCGAGCTGCGCATTAAGGCTACTCAAAAGGTTCTGTGGCGATCCGATGCCGTACTTGTCGTGGTTGGTGAGGAGGGCATTGCTGACTATGAAAAGCAAATTATTGAGAGCGTTCAAGATTTGCAGATACCTTTTTTAGTGGTGTTCAATAAAAATGATTTGCAGGAGCCTTCTGCTTCGGATCTTTCCTTTTGCCGTAAAAACAATATATCATGTCTTTCTGTGTCTGCTAAGCTCGGGGCGAATTTGTCGGCATTAAAAGAAGCCATTATTGATATGGCGCCTGAAGATATGAAACGTGACCCTGTGCTCGCGGGCGATTTATTCAGTGCCGGGGATTTTGTGGTCTGTGTTGTTCCTATAGATTTGTCCGCTCCGAAGGGACGATTAATTCTGCCACAAGTTCAGGTTCTGCGTGAAATACTTGATTGCGATGCGGTAGGTGTTACAGTTAAGGAGCACGATCTAGCTAAGAGTTTGTCCAATTTGAAAGAGAAACCCGCGCTCGTGATCACTGATTCGCAGGTAGTCAAAAGTGTTGCAGAAATTGTTCCTGATGATATTCCTTTAACTACATTTTCAACACTTTTTGCTCGTTATAAAGGCAACTTGCCATTTCTTGTCGAGGGAGCTGAAGCAATAGATACTTTGGAGGATGGCGATACTGTTCTTATAGGTGAAGCATGTTCACACCATGTCATGGACGATGATATTGGGCGCGTTAAAATTCCCAACTGGATTTCGAAATATACAGGTAAAAATATAAATTTTGAAACATACTCCGGACATGATTATCCGGAAGATCTTGAGCGTTTTAAGATAGTTATCCATTGCGGTGCATGCATGTTAAATAGGACTGAAATGTTGCGTAGAATTAACGAGTGTCGCCGTAGAAATGTGCCTATAACAAATTACGGTGTCGCCATATCAAAACTTCAAGGAGTTATGGATAGAATCGTTGCTCCTTTCAAATTGTAA
- the hydE gene encoding [FeFe] hydrogenase H-cluster radical SAM maturase HydE: MRDFSEDKILAYLNGCNDNELFKLADKLCRAEFLDQVYLRAIVEFSNFCNKKCKYCGLRALNSEITRYRLDDQTIIAAASLAALNGAGTIVLQSGDDFSYSTERIGEIVRNIKRQHDVAVTLSVGDRGIDEYEYWFRCGADRCLIKLETTDPDIYQDIRCGESFAERLRLVKGVKEIGYEVGAGIITGLPGYTPESLLQDILFLTSLELDMIAAGPFIPHPETPFSSSPSGDTNMAYRVTALLRLLNQSANIPATSALDSLIDDGRKIGLTRGCNVIMPSVTPTANRADYNIYPGKNAVSLDGDNGVVEAKDMIRSLNLVPSASKGFSNKKVST; encoded by the coding sequence ATGCGCGATTTTAGTGAAGATAAAATCTTGGCCTATTTAAACGGCTGCAATGATAACGAGCTTTTTAAACTGGCAGATAAGCTTTGCCGTGCTGAATTTTTGGATCAAGTGTATTTGCGTGCAATTGTAGAATTTTCAAACTTTTGCAATAAAAAATGTAAGTACTGCGGGCTAAGAGCACTAAACTCAGAGATCACGCGTTATCGGCTAGATGATCAGACTATCATAGCAGCGGCAAGTCTTGCTGCATTAAACGGGGCTGGAACAATAGTCTTACAGTCCGGTGATGATTTCAGTTACTCCACAGAGCGGATTGGCGAAATCGTGCGCAACATTAAAAGGCAGCATGATGTCGCTGTGACACTCTCTGTTGGGGATCGCGGAATTGACGAGTATGAATACTGGTTCAGGTGCGGTGCCGACCGTTGCCTGATCAAGCTCGAAACTACCGATCCCGATATTTATCAAGACATTCGGTGCGGAGAAAGTTTTGCCGAGCGGTTGAGGCTAGTGAAAGGGGTGAAGGAAATAGGGTATGAGGTTGGGGCAGGGATTATTACCGGCTTGCCGGGTTACACCCCAGAATCTTTGCTACAGGATATACTTTTTTTAACGAGTCTTGAGCTTGATATGATTGCTGCAGGGCCGTTTATACCGCATCCCGAAACACCTTTTTCCTCCAGTCCTTCAGGTGATACAAATATGGCTTATCGTGTAACTGCATTACTTCGCTTACTTAATCAAAGTGCAAATATTCCAGCTACGTCTGCTTTAGATTCCTTAATTGATGATGGACGAAAAATTGGACTTACAAGAGGGTGTAACGTCATTATGCCATCGGTTACTCCCACTGCGAACCGAGCTGATTACAATATATATCCAGGCAAAAATGCTGTTTCCTTAGATGGTGATAACGGGGTTGTGGAAGCTAAGGATATGATCCGTTCTTTGAATTTAGTTCCATCCGCTTCGAAAGGATTTTCAAATAAAAAAGTTAGTACATAA
- the hydG gene encoding [FeFe] hydrogenase H-cluster radical SAM maturase HydG produces the protein MRQNNSLSSSLESFIDEDLIWAEIDKATDPDPVLVREILAKARERKGLSPFEAAVLLKNTDKELDNELFSAAIEVKKGIYGNRLVLFAPLYITNECDNQCSYCGFNAKNKELTRRTLTSKEIADEVTVLEDLGHKRLLLVYGEHPKLDAEWIAQTVRDVYNVTSRKSGEIRRVNINCAPLDVEGFKTLNEVGIGTYQCFHETYHRETYEKVHTAGNKSDYLWRLHTMHRAQEAGIDDVGMGVLFGLFDPVFEVMGLLYHALQLEKDCGVGPHTISFPRLEPALGSEIAFNPPYLSSDHDFKKIVSVLRLVFPYAGLILTTRESSELRAELLEVGVTQLSAGSRTYPGAYSDPEFDRPDVQQFCVGDSRSLDEVIQSIVSEHGYIPSWCTACYRLGRTGKHFMDLAKTGFIQKFCLPNGLLTFKEYLEDYGSDETKIIGEEFLRQEIEKYTDPKRKKLVEDRLARMEKGERDLYI, from the coding sequence ATGAGACAAAATAATAGTTTAAGTAGTTCATTAGAGTCTTTCATCGATGAAGATCTTATTTGGGCTGAAATAGATAAAGCTACTGATCCTGATCCGGTCCTTGTTCGTGAGATTCTTGCCAAGGCAAGGGAGCGAAAAGGGCTTTCTCCTTTTGAGGCGGCTGTATTGCTTAAGAATACGGATAAGGAGCTCGACAATGAACTTTTTTCTGCTGCAATCGAGGTTAAAAAAGGCATTTACGGCAATCGGCTGGTGCTGTTTGCCCCGCTTTATATAACGAATGAATGTGATAACCAGTGTTCGTATTGCGGCTTTAATGCAAAAAATAAAGAGCTAACGCGCCGAACTCTCACAAGTAAAGAAATTGCCGATGAAGTCACGGTTCTTGAAGATCTGGGCCATAAACGGTTGTTGCTTGTTTATGGTGAGCATCCAAAGCTAGATGCCGAGTGGATAGCTCAGACTGTACGCGACGTTTATAATGTAACATCCCGTAAAAGCGGTGAGATCCGCAGAGTAAATATTAACTGTGCTCCGCTTGATGTTGAGGGTTTTAAGACTCTTAATGAGGTGGGCATCGGGACGTATCAGTGTTTTCACGAAACTTATCATCGTGAAACATATGAAAAGGTTCACACCGCAGGCAATAAATCTGATTATTTATGGCGGCTTCATACTATGCACCGTGCGCAAGAGGCGGGCATTGATGATGTGGGTATGGGCGTACTTTTCGGGCTATTTGATCCTGTTTTCGAAGTCATGGGTCTTTTGTATCATGCGCTGCAACTTGAAAAAGACTGTGGAGTGGGCCCGCATACTATATCTTTCCCACGTCTTGAGCCCGCACTAGGCTCAGAAATAGCATTTAATCCTCCATATCTATCCTCTGATCATGATTTCAAGAAAATTGTATCGGTGCTCCGGCTCGTATTTCCATATGCTGGGCTGATTCTTACCACTCGTGAAAGTTCCGAATTACGCGCGGAGTTGCTTGAAGTGGGAGTCACTCAACTTTCTGCTGGATCGCGCACTTATCCGGGAGCCTACAGTGATCCTGAATTTGATCGGCCTGATGTTCAACAATTCTGCGTTGGCGATAGTCGCTCACTTGATGAAGTCATCCAGTCAATTGTTAGTGAGCACGGCTATATTCCGTCATGGTGTACGGCTTGTTATCGTCTTGGGCGTACAGGTAAGCATTTTATGGATCTTGCTAAAACAGGTTTTATCCAGAAATTTTGCCTTCCTAACGGGCTACTGACTTTTAAAGAATATCTGGAAGACTATGGCTCTGATGAAACAAAGATAATAGGTGAAGAGTTCTTACGACAAGAGATTGAAAAATATACTGACCCGAAGCGTAAAAAACTTGTTGAAGATCGTCTTGCACGTATGGAAAAAGGTGAAAGGGATCTTTACATATAG